The following proteins are encoded in a genomic region of Glycine soja cultivar W05 chromosome 17, ASM419377v2, whole genome shotgun sequence:
- the LOC114392398 gene encoding MFP1 attachment factor 1-like — MSDTETTPEQPSTPPQTEAPPQPDPSAAVSFSIWPPTQRTRDAVVKRLIETLSAPSVLSKRYGTLSSDEASAAARQIEDEAFCAATAASASAAADGIETLQVYSKEISKRMLDTVKARAPPSPAAVEGVAAAVSD, encoded by the coding sequence ATGTCCGACACGGAAACCACGCCCGAACAACCCTCCACTCCGCCGCAAACGGAGGCTCCGCCGCAGCCCGACCCCTCCGCCGCCGTCTCCTTCAGCATATGGCCCCCCACTCAGCGCACCCGCGACGCCGTCGTCAAACGCTTGATCGAGACCCTCTCCGCCCCCTCCGTCCTCTCCAAGCGCTACGGCACTCTCTCCTCCGACGAAGCCTCCGCCGCCGCCCGACAGATCGAGGACGAGGCCTTCTGCGCCGCCACCGCAGCCTCCGCTTCGGCCGCCGCCGACGGCATTGAGACCCTCCAGGTCTACTCCAAGGAGATCAGCAAGCGGATGCTCGACACCGTCAAGGCCAGAGCTCCGCCGAGTCCCGCCGCCGTAGAGGGCGTCGCCGCCGCCGTCTCcgactaa